Below is a window of Rhea pennata isolate bPtePen1 chromosome 2, bPtePen1.pri, whole genome shotgun sequence DNA.
TCCATGAACTGACTCATTAACAAAGCAGCAAACTTTGTGTTTTCCTAGGCTCATTTTCAGCCAGGATGGCATAAgtaggagaagagagaggaaaaaggcaaGGTGGGCTGAATGAGATCTTTCTTTGCAGTGATAGATCAATTCACTGCATGTGTGGAAACCACAGGGATAGAAAACAGTTAGGTTAACATAAATCAGGTTCACAGGGTAAGCCTCATAGCCTGTCCTTGAGATAACTCCCTCTTGACCTCATGGTGCAGACGAAGCTGCACCGGTGCACGTGCTCGGAGACAGTAAATCCGATGGAGATGATAGAGCTTTAGTCATTATGATAGCTTGCCAATTATTTCTATTTAGCTTGCTTGTTTTGCAATTGCCAGTCTAAACACCCGATGTCTGTTGAGCTCCAGGCATAAACTGCTGAGGTATTTACACAACACATTAGTAGAAAGGCTGCTCGTGTTAAAACTGCTCTCAAGAATTCTCCAAGAAGTGAGACAAACAGGAGGCACACTGAAAGTGTGGTTCAAGACTGCTCTGGAAGAGCGGGTGAGAAGGCATGCAAGCACTCAGCCTGGCTCCCCTGAGACACTGAGTTTCTGTTGGAAGGGGCTGAGCATCTTTACATTCCCTTCCTCCTCATGGGCTCTGGTCTTCTGTGGGCTTCACTGAAGTGATGATGAAGTGAAGATAGTTACTGCCTGTAGCAGCACAGATGCGATCTAgttttttgttctgtgtgcCTCCTCCTACAGCCTGATTTGTATGTCTTTCACTAGAAAAGACAAAGGTGGATAAGATACACAGCTCTTTGTCTAAGGAAGGGTTTTACTTCAGCAGTTtagcaaaagaggaagaaaagaaaaatggaaagttgCCTCTCGTGTGTCCAAGCCATCCCTCAGAAACCACATGATCTATGACTTAGAAATGCTTTGGGTTCTTCATTCACTGGGTGTTAGCATCCAGAAATTACTTAATGTCTAAAATTATCCATGTGCAAGTCTTGTTTAGGAGGAGATGAGTGCTAATTAGTGTTTACCAAAAGCCATGAGGTCCTTAagaagaacatattttaaatgaaccATGTCCTCTCATTAGTTTAAGTCTTTGTCTCCACGCAATACGATACTTATCAAAAGTCCTGGTTCCCACTCGAGGCTTCAGTTTTCTTCCAGTTGTTGTTATAATGtacactgtattttatttacaagcTACTATATAGCcagactttcctttggtggagggataaaaataaaaacaaatcagtgaTATGGTCTTTAAAAGATAATAAACCCGTACATCCAGTGGCACTCAGCAGCCTGAATATATGGAGGGAAAATGTCCTATCTGCTCCCTGTGCTTTTCCCACAGCAATTTGACAGTGCCCTGTCCCACCTCAAGCTAGGTGAAGACCGTCAGCACTGCCTTTTAGCAGGGTCACTTCTTCTTTGCTGGGGTTTTGGCATTCCCACCAGCTTTGCCATTAGTTTTAGTGCTTCCTCCTGACTTTGctccttcagcttctttttcacctttctttccACCACCTTGTTTCTTGTCACCAGcacccttttctccttctttcttcttggccccatccttctcttctttcttggaTCCTTCTTTTTGGTCcttttcactttccttcttcTTGGAGTCTTTGGAGCCATCTTTCTTGCCCTGCGCCTTGTCCACTTTTCCAGATACAGTGGgaacttcttcttttttttcttctgtcaccTGAGCTGTATGTgagatagaaaaacaaaacaggaaagttGTTAACTTAGGGTGATATTAGCCATGGAGGGGACAAAACTCCCGCTCCCTGCATGCATATCTTGGACAGataaaaaacacttttactAGGACTTTGTCCAAATAGCACTTTTGCTCACTGACCAGCagcttttcatatatttttttttgagaagataGACTAAAGAGATAAAGTAGAAAGAGTAATTTCAAGAGCTAAGTTGTGTCTCTGTGGGGGAAACTGCCTCTATTGGAAGGAACTGGTTCATGAAGATTATGAGCATAGTCCACAAGCATTTCCCCCAAATGATCTTCAGTGTGGAACTGTCTCCcaggagaaggaacagaaacatCTCATGTAATTCAATACAACCtacttgtttgttcttttttgattgtttgtttgtttttcattttctgtatagGAGAGTGTGTTTCCTCCAGATAAGAGTGGACAGTCAGGATTTTGCTGGGAATCTTTGCTCACAGACAAGCCGAAGAGGAGTTGCACTGCACAAGGCTGCAGTATAGGCTCTGCTTATGTCCTGGTCCAGACCTGGATCCTGCTACTGTAATTGATGGCATCAGCATACCATGGGCCTATAGCAATTAACCTTGTGCAGATTTGGttctgttttgttgtgttttaacACACAAACCATAATAAATATAGGATGCTTATAATGTCTTTATTTGGCCTTCCTGGTGAGAGGAATCACCTTAAAAGTATCATGCCCTGACTCTGCAGGTTTTATTATTCTGAATAAGGATTTAGTAAGAGCAAAATATTCCTtatcttcccctccccctccccccccttttttttttaaataaaagtggaTAATTTTATCAAAAGTATTTCTGAGCTCAAAGCTAGATGCACTGAAGTCACAATTCAAGCTGCAACATGACACTCCAATACAGATCAGATTTCATACATTTCTTAtagaaggggttttttttgctcaaGACCAGTATGATATAAAGTTGTGCAAAAACATGTGCAAATGTGTCAAGTTTCCCATGACCTCCTTCACTGAAAATCCCCATTATAGAAGTCAGATAGGTGAATAGATAACCACGATACTACAACTTAGTAGTTAATCTCAACCAAGACGTAGCAACGACCTGTGAGTGATCTCAGCAAATGGAGGATGGTGGGTCACCGTTTAGTTTTCTTCAGCTGACATCTGGGCTAAATCAAATTACTTTATGTTTGTCCAGGCTAAGGAAACACGACAGTTACCTGACTCAGGTGGTAATTTGGTAAGGTGTGATCCTTCGGTGAGATGTCTCAGCCCTCACTTGAAACCTCTACTATTTAATTCGCTTTAGCAGCCCCATGTCTCCCACCACTATAGATTGCTGTAGTGTCACTTTCAGATTGCATCAGTACATTACAGGGGAGaattaaatctgaatttcttacTTTTGCCTAAAATATTCCCACAGCCTACACACTAATATAAAATATCATCCTTTGGACTTGGAAACTGGAAATACATTTGAACATTtgaatgaaaagggaaaaatgccAACTCTTCCTTGCAACTGCAGGTGAAATCCTGACATCTTATAtgagatgaagagaaaaaaaatgtatacctCCTGAATAAAAGCAGTAGGAACCATGTGAACTCCCAGAAAAGTCAGCTAAGGCTGTCTGAATCTGGAATACATAAAGGTCTCCCAGGCCATAGACTTAAATGGCACTTTTCCACTCAGAGCAAGGGCCAAGTCCTGTTTGGGTTTCTCACTCAAAGTGAGAGTTAGAAATGCTTGAAGGAGATAATTATTCACAATATTTTATGCACTTAAccctaaaatacattttatttgtgttcAGAAAAAGGGGTGGCTGTATATGACACTCAAAAAAAGCACATGGAGAGCCATTTGGCAATTAGAAAGTTGTGTCACAGTAAATATGGGAGAAAGTCAAAAAATGCCAAGAAATGAAAGTATATAACCATTATAACGTATTCATCATTAATAGCATTTGACTCAGAAATCCTTAAAGCATTTAATAGCCATTCAGTAGCTGAAATTGTTCATGTCATCTCTCTGGCCTTGACTGCGACTCCAGTGTTTGTCACAGTATAAATATACAAACAGTCAGCAGATACATACCTTATATTGCATTAATATGTAAATCAAGGTGGGCTGCCAAATGCCAGTGGAGTGACATAGCAAAGCATTACACACTGTGCAGGCGTAGAAGAAACCCAGAAGTTTGTATACTTTCTGTTGCAAACGCCTGATAGACAAAGTGAAACTCTTCTGAGGACACAACTCAGACTGACCTCAGAAGGAGGCCAGCCTGGTGTGTTTGATCACACAAAGCTTTTGCATCTGATGTTTAGGGGTTAGGAGTTACTAGAGACGAGCAGGCAGTTTTAAGGCACAATTTACCTATTATAGGTTAGCACCCTTACCATGAAAGGAGCCACATCCTTgagaacctttttcttttcactgtgcaTAAAAGCAGTCTAGAGAACTAGTTCTTATGCTGATATCTCCATCTACGTGTATAGTGTGCTTGTGGATAGATAAATCCCACTTCAGGTATCGGTTCCTTCAGGGTAGCTTAGGTAGACTCTTGTTCTGAGATTTACTTCTCTTTTGCAAAGAACTAGGTAGCTTCAGAGCACATATTCATGAGCCATTCATTCACATCAGCAGCCACTCAGCAACCTGTTATCTGCCAGAGTCCTTCCCCGCAGCATGGCTGACCCATAATTTAAGGTCTCTCACAAGGTCAAAGAGTCAGCTACTCAACCCATGCATTTCATGGAGTGGGAGCTTAGGTAGTGTTTATGGTGCAGCTGACTTCTGAAGAACTGTTTTGCCAGGATAATGTGTTCATGAGTCTACGATGCAATATTTTACCATTGTCCAATTAAATCCACATCAAAATAACCAGTTTTGAGGTGGAGCCTGTAGGTATGTTTGTGGGATGTGGAAGCTGCTTACAGGGcttcaaaacagctttctgGGGCAAAACTGCCATCATCCTTGCCACTTACCTTTTCTGCATCCTTGGGATATTTTCATCCTCATTTTATGGGCTTTCTAGATATAAATGGCTAGGCAGAAGAGGATGCAGCAGTAAATGGGTTAATTTGGCTTTCTACTATCTACAGGCATGAGCTGGATCTTCACGCTCCCTGGGCTCCACTGATAGCTGGTCCTTACAGTCTGATATGTCTTTTGGGCAGGAAATTAAAGGATGCAATACTAAACATTTCCATGTGCAATTGCTCATACAAGTAAGAGTGTATTAACGAGACCTTTGGATGCCTTTTGACTTTGActttaaagtttaatttcaaCCACTGACTTCCATGGCAGAATTGGAAATGAGACTTGCCCCAGTGTTTCACAAATCTTTAAGGTCTGAACTCAGCAAAGCACATTAACACGAACTTAACCTTGAACTTATCCAGAGGATCAGACTAGGGTAAAGGAACTTGTAACAGCTCCGCTAATTGCAATAGGTATATGCAAGTTACTATTATAAGCTAGTTAAGTGTGTTATCAAAAGCCCATATGAAAGGCTTCAGATTTTATGACCTATCTATCTCTTCAAAGACTCTCTGTGTGTTAGTAATTTAAATAGTTACTAGCTACTAAATGGTACTATTCCAGTATGAGTACAAGATTATCTACACTACTAAACTGTGAGATGGTATTGGACTAGGCCAAGTGTTATTCTCCTAAGTATAATTTAAGAGTAGCATGAGTCAGGGATGATTCCCAGTAGGCCATTTGGGTACCTACACTCTGCTTTGTAGGTTAACACAATTTAACAGTATgggaaaagtctttttcttgcaaattgGGTTCAGTTTCTGAAATTGATCTGGCCATCTTCAGTTTATAGTATAGGTATAGTTAGGTGGTCAAACACCTCCAAAATATTGAGCTGTGTGTAAGTGCCTACCGTTAAGCacatatttctttattttgctgatGTAGGCCTAAATTTTACCAATTATGTTTCTCCAGTTTCATAACTATAGTGTCGCTGAGTTAGTGAAAATCCAAGTTTCTATGAAACTACAGACCACAGGACTTTCAGAGCCAAagaaaacaggggaaaaaaaaaagacagagagagagatccTGGTAAAAAGGAATTGAAAAAACAGAGGTGAAACAGAGAAAGGGAACTGAGAAGCAGTGAGTCCAAGGCGTGATGGATCTCATTGGAAGccacagaaaagagaagccaaagagacagacagacaggaagGCAGTCCCCCTAATTTCCTTGCAGGGCCATTTCATCTTCTTCTTTCACCACAGGCAGAGAGTTGAGAGGTCTGGACTGGACATGACCAGAGAGAGTTGGGAGACTTTCAGTAGAGCCTAGGGTACAGAATCAGGAAAGATGAGTGAGAGGAGAGGGGACCAGTCACAGAAATACTCTCGGTCGTCCCTTTGGCCAAGCCATTTATAAGTAAAACGAAACTTTAAcaactctttttcttcctactgACATCCCCCCAGGAACTGGTGGTTCACATGAATCAGATTCTCAGGAAATTTTAAACATGAGCTTCAAAGGAGTGATGCTGATTTGTGCCAATGgaggaactatttttttttttttttttttttttttttatctagatGACTATGCCTGATGTCACAAATTTTGCAGGTTCGGAATAGCGCATGCAAATTGGAGACATTTACAGAATCTGTCCCATGGCAATATCCTCATGACTGTGTCAAGGGAACCACTCTGATTTATACTAAGGGACAACCTAGCTCTTGCATTTATGCGTACATAAAGGAACCCCAAAAAGAGTGGATGGGTTTTATACATAGATGTGAACATGAGATGTACCTCCAGGAATCTCCGTCAGCTCGTTGAGCGGTGGCACAGTCTCCAGTTTGTCTGCGTATGTCTTGGCCGCTTGCCGTTGAGCGTATCGCGCTTCTATCTCTTTCTTTGTCCGGGGAATCCGGCACTTGAAGATACAGCACAGGGTGATAactgggaaagcagagagaaaaacaagggCATTCAATTTAGATCAGCAGAGCTCTGTTTAGCACAAGCTGGCCCAATCATAGTGAATAGACTttagcaggaagaaaggaaatttcattGAATTTTCCTCAAGTGGGAGCCATTTACCTTAGTGGAAACACGTGGCTGAGGGATATGGTCACACAGCTTGAAGCAACTGAGTTACCCAAAGATAAAGAAACATTGTTTTTCAGCTGGATGGACTGGGTATGTGCTCTCCACCAAATACAGTGTGAAATGTTCAGTTAAACTATATAGACCATTACTGCACCAAAATACAACACAAtcattagttttattttcatgaccACCTTGCAGATTTGTGAAGTATCATCCTATTTTACAAGGTGGGGGAAAGGGTATGAAAGtacttcttttaaattttcttccctAAACCAGCTTGTTTTGCATCTGTCCAGCCTCTCCTAGGAAAAGGAGGCTCATGTTAACCAGGAGCAAGCTCTGCATGACCCCTTCATACCCTGTCTCcccaaagagaaggaaagcagaactTTTCTTAGTGTTTTAATCAAAATTGGTGTAGTGTTACCAAACAAAGAATAGCAGCTCCTCTATTCCTTTGCTGAGTTTTGCTGTCAAAAACATCTCTCTCCTTAAGCAGTTTGCTGCAGAGGCACTGTAGTGGAATCACACATAGGGCAACCTAAAAGCCACAACAGGACAAGACATCTGAAGCTGAAGTGAATTGCCTAAAATAGGATGAAATTGTAACAATTTGTAATTGGGGAAGCAATCAAGATGCTTTTATTCTTGCTCATCTGTGATCGTCAGCAACAAGCTGGGGGTAATGGAGCTTTTACTTGTCTCACAAAAGGAAAGTGAGATGCCTATACAGCACTATTGGCAGTACAATAGTGGTGGATGGCAGATGGGTAACCTGCCACGTCTGGGAAGTACATGGctggctctgccctgctcttcaATGCAGCAGTATTTCACTGTGCACTCACCCACAAACCTGCTACATGgcaaaaaaatagcagaactCTCTTCAGTctaggagaagagaaaaaaaagaaaaagaaaaaagaaaaaagaaaaaagaaaaaagaaaaaagaaaaagagaaagagaaagagaaagagaaagagaaagaagagaaagaaagagaaagaaagagaaagagaaagagaaagagaaagagaaagagaaagagaaagaaggagaaagagaaagaaaaagaaaaagaaaaagagaaagaaaaagagaaagagaaagaaggagaaagagaaagaaaaagaaaaagaaaaagagaaagaaaaagaaagagaaagagaaagagaaaaagaaggagaaagagagagaaaaaggaaaaggaaaaggaaaaggaaaaggaaaaggaaaaggaaaaggaaaaggaaaaggaaaaggaaaaggaaaagagaaagaaaaaggaaaagaaaaagagaaagaaaaagaaaaagagaaagaaaaagaaaaagagaaagaaaaagaaaaagaaaaagagaaagaaaaagaaagaaaaagaaaaaggaaaagaaaaagaaaaagagaaaaaggaaaagaaaaagaaaaagagaaagaaaaagaaagagaaagagaaaaaggaaaaggaaaaggaaaaggaaaaggaaaaggaaaaggaaaaggaaaaggaaaaggaaaaggaaaaggaaaagagaaagaaaaaggaaaaggaaaaggaaaagaataagagaaagaaaaagaaaaagagaaagaaaaaggaaaaggaaaagaaaaagaaaaaggaaaagaaaaagagaaagaaaaagaaaaagagaaagaaaaagaaagaaaaagaaaaaggaaaagaaaaagaaaaagagaaaaaggaaaagaaaaagagaaagagaaaaagaaagagaaaaagaaaaaggaaaaggaaaagaaaaagaaaaaggaaaaggaaaagaaaaagaaaaagaaaaagaaaaaggaaaaggaaaaggaaaaggaaaagagaaagagaagaagaaaaagataaatccAGCAGCTGGACTGGGAATCAAGCTAAGGTCGGAATAGAAATaagcatacatttttaatgaagaaaataaacagagaaacacCTTATCTGGGGAATGAGGTGTGTGTTTTATCTCTAaccatttttaaatcaagttctattgttttcctaaaaGCAGTCTTGAACTCAGCTAAGCAGGGAAACCCTCTACTTATAAGGGAGAAAAATTAGGAGAATTAGCACCGCCTTTCCTGTGGATTGATAAATGATGAAGCTGTCGGCTTTCAAGCAAAATGAGGTTAATCAATGTCCTTGAAAGTCAAGGAAAAAATGCCTGctaatgcatatatataaaaaaatgccGTGGAGGAGAAATTAGGGGCTGTTGTATCTCCCGTacctgtatttgttttctattaCTAAAGACAAAAATGGCAGTTGCTACGTGATGCTCATAAACTGGGTTCTCTGTTTAACTTTCTAAGAGATGCAATGGTGCGCTGTGATACTGCAGACTTATGTTGTCTTTGGACGTGAAATGATTCATAATTGGCCCCTGGAGCAAGAGGATTATGTGAAAATAACAGAGTATCAGTCTTATTTCCAATCCTACTGGAAGCTATGTTTAGTGCATGGCTTGATCCACGAAGAGAGCTAAGTATTAGACCGCATGTTATTACCTAGTAAAAGAACAGGCAAGTGAATGAGATTTTAGTGCGGGAGCTTTAGCCCACTGAAACTGGTTTCACTGCTAGTGGGGAGCTGCCGGCTGCTGgattcctttgcttttcagtcCATCTCACACGCAGGAGACAGTGTGGAATTCATCTGCATGGTTCTCTGAGTCTAAAAGTTAGAGATTAGAGTCTCAGCCAGTTTCTCCTGGCTCCCTTTACCACTGATGGAGAGAGCGAGGCATCTCTACAGAGTGATTAATCTCACCTTAAGACAGATATTTAAGATAAGTCAGATAAATCATTCCCTGCGGCTGTGTTTCTCCCCATTAACTACAAAGAGTACCAAAAATGACCAGCCTGGCACAGGACTGTGGGAGAGCCATGACCCCCTGTAGCAAGAGCCAGAGGCCGGACAACATGTTGTGGGACTGCCCAAGGGCCCCTAGAGATCTATATTTAGGCATGTAGATTGTTCCCTTAGTTAGACTAGATGAATCTCCTCTATTGGAAGTCAAGAACGAAATGTTTGCTGCCTTTTAGAAGATGTTTGGCTCTGTCTTAGCAGCATTTACGCTGTGCTCTGCTTCAGAGCAGTGAGATGTTATGATGCTTGTTCTACTGATAATTTATCCCTCAAGTGAACCAGAGAGCAAAGCAGCATAACCCACAAAGCTTCCCTGGTCTTTGTTACTGCCAATCTTAACATTATCTTCCACTGGAAGagtagaatttttttcattttgaagacaACCTGGGAAATTGTTTGTTAAGGGCTCTGAGCACATCTTCACTGTTACCACCCT
It encodes the following:
- the TMIE gene encoding transmembrane inner ear expressed protein; protein product: MSNSPSSGSYCRATTEPPKKKPDPVTSETVVIWGLRLWQVIGIFAIFVLAVIITLCCIFKCRIPRTKKEIEARYAQRQAAKTYADKLETVPPLNELTEIPGAQVTEEKKEEVPTVSGKVDKAQGKKDGSKDSKKKESEKDQKEGSKKEEKDGAKKKEGEKGAGDKKQGGGKKGEKEAEGAKSGGSTKTNGKAGGNAKTPAKKK